A DNA window from Pyrus communis chromosome 3, drPyrComm1.1, whole genome shotgun sequence contains the following coding sequences:
- the LOC137728890 gene encoding leucine-rich repeat protein 2-like, which produces MAPLPLQTFSLTFLFFLSLALSTNSEGNALHALRSRLVDANNVLQSWDPTLVNPCTWFHVTCDSNNHVIRLDLGNSNIAGSLGPEIGQLKHLKYLELYRNDISGKIPEELGSLKNLVSMDLYGNKFEGEIPKSFANLKSLTFLRLNNNKLTGSIPRELVGLSNLKVFDVSNNDLCGTIPVDGPFGTFPMESFENNRLNGPELKGLVSYDFGC; this is translated from the exons ATGGCTCCTCTCCCCTTACAAACTTTCTCTCTTaccttcctcttctttctctctcttgcccTCTCCACAAACTCCGAAG GAAATGCTTTGCATGCTCTGAGAAGCAGACTCGTCGATGCCAACAACGTTCTGCAGAGCTGGGACCCAACGCTGGTCAATCCCTGCACCTGGTTCCACGTTACCTGTGATTCCAATAACCATGTGATCCGATT GGATTTGGGTAACTCCAACATTGCTGGGAGTCTGGGGCCAGAGATCGGGCAGCTGAAGCACCTGAAGTACTT GGAACTTTACAGAAATGACATAAGTGGTAAAATCCCAGAGGAGTTGGGGAGCTTGAAAAACCTTGTTAGCATGGATTTGTATGGCAATAAATTTGAAGGGGAAATTCCGAAATCTTTCGCCAATTTGAAGTCACTCACATTTCT GCGACTAAACAACAACAAACTAACAGGATCTATTCCGAGGGAACTCGTCGGCCTCTCTAACCTCAAAGTTTT TGATGTATCCAACAATGATCTGTGTGGAACAATTCCGGTCGATGGCCCATTTGGGACCTTCCCAATGGAAAG TTTTGAAAACAACAGACTTAACGGCCCAGAGCTGAAAGGACTGGTATCCTACGACTTCGGGTGCTGA
- the LOC137729886 gene encoding protein SYM1-like — protein sequence MTAAFRRSTILTRLLHKNSITDPIVAPTLLQTQTQTPSKAYLRFPQVFRKARDYDLSPSVFSSAFSSSKSSVEAPSASKFGFVGWYLGMIQCRPILTKSVTAALIYTAADLSSQTLAKSSFSESYDLVRTARMAGYGMLVLGPSLHFWFNFMSKALPKRDVFSTLKKMAMGQLLYGPTMTCVFFSLNACLQGENGEEIVARLQRDLFPTLLNGVMYWPVCDFITFRFIPVHLQPLVSNGFSYLWTIYMTYMAGLEKAGTTS from the exons ATGACGGCCGCTTTCCGCCGGAGCACAATCCTCACCCGCCTGTTACACAAGAACTCCATCACCGACCCGATCGTGGCCCCGACACTGctccaaacccaaacccagaCCCCCTCCAAAGCCTACCTCCGCTTCCCTCAAGTCTTCCGCAAAGCGAGAGACTACGACCTCTCCCCCTCCGTCTTCTCCTCCGCCTTCTCCTCCTCCAAGTCCTCCGTCGAAGCGCCGTCGGCTTCCAAGTTCGGGTTCGTGGGATGGTACCTGGGTATGATCCAGTGCCGCCCCATTTTGACCAAGAGTGTGACCGCGGCGCTCATTTACACCGCCGCCGATTTGTCCTCCCAG ACATTAGCAAAATCATCCTTTTCCGAATCTTATGATCTTGTAAGGACAGCGCGCATGGCTGGCTATGGGATGCTGGTTTTGGGTCCGTCGCTGCATTTCTGGTTCAATTTCATGTCGAAAGCTTTACCGAAACGAGATGTGTTTTCGACATTGAAGAAAATGGCAATGGGGCAGCTGCTTTACGGACCTACAATGACGTGTGTTTTCTTCTCCTTGAATGCATGTCTACAAG GTGAAAATGGTGAAGAAATTGTTGCCCGCCTACAGCGAGACTTGTTCCCTACATTGTTAAACGGTGTTATGTACTGGCCAGTATGTGATTTTATCACATTCCGATTCATTCCTGTCCATTTACAG CCATTAGTGAGCAACGGATTTTCGTATCTGTGGACCATTTACATGACGTACATGGCAGGCTTGGAGAAAGCTGGCACAACGTCCTAG